The Pseudomonas azotoformans genome has a segment encoding these proteins:
- a CDS encoding AbrB family transcriptional regulator gives MSEVTFKHWWGTPLVGLAGGYLASLVGWPLPYMVGSLLAIILVRCLTPWQLAEIPGGRKCGQWVVGIGIGLHFTPVVIEQVMSHFGLIFFGALVTSLSSVVGVWLMRRSGEDRATAFFSSMPGGSGEMVNLGARNGAVLSRVAAGQSLRVLVVVLCVPAIFKYLLEGGAPQFHPAPVSWPWLLVLFPIGTLVAWGWQRLRQPNPWLFGPLLVSATASVVWDLHIGLPDGGSQIGQWLIGSGLGCHFNRQFFRRAPSFMGRTLIGTALTMALATLAAVGLSALTHLDLRSLTLGMMPGGIAEMSLTAETLQLSVPLVTAMQVMRLLFVLFLAEPLFRHWNRQP, from the coding sequence ATGTCTGAGGTCACCTTTAAACATTGGTGGGGAACACCGCTGGTCGGCCTGGCCGGCGGTTACCTGGCCAGCCTCGTCGGCTGGCCTTTGCCGTACATGGTCGGCTCATTGCTGGCGATCATCCTGGTGCGTTGCCTCACGCCGTGGCAATTGGCGGAGATTCCCGGCGGGCGCAAATGCGGCCAATGGGTCGTCGGGATTGGCATTGGGCTGCACTTCACTCCGGTGGTGATCGAGCAGGTGATGAGTCACTTCGGGCTGATCTTCTTCGGTGCGCTGGTCACCAGCCTGTCAAGCGTGGTCGGTGTGTGGTTGATGCGCCGCAGCGGTGAAGACCGCGCCACCGCGTTTTTCTCGAGCATGCCGGGCGGTTCCGGTGAGATGGTCAACCTCGGCGCACGCAATGGCGCGGTGCTCAGCCGTGTCGCGGCGGGGCAGAGTCTGCGGGTGCTGGTGGTAGTGCTGTGTGTACCGGCAATCTTCAAATACTTGCTGGAAGGCGGCGCGCCGCAGTTTCATCCGGCGCCGGTGAGTTGGCCTTGGCTGTTGGTGCTGTTTCCGATAGGCACGCTGGTGGCCTGGGGTTGGCAGCGTTTGCGTCAGCCGAACCCTTGGTTGTTCGGGCCGCTGCTGGTGAGTGCGACGGCCAGCGTCGTGTGGGATTTGCATATCGGTCTGCCAGACGGGGGCAGCCAGATTGGCCAATGGTTGATCGGCAGCGGTTTGGGCTGCCATTTCAACCGGCAGTTCTTTCGCCGGGCGCCATCGTTCATGGGCCGCACCCTGATTGGTACGGCCTTGACCATGGCGCTGGCAACCTTGGCGGCGGTTGGGTTGAGTGCGTTGACCCATCTGGACCTGCGCTCGCTGACCCTGGGCATGATGCCCGGCGGGATTGCCGAGATGAGTCTGACGGCGGAGACCCTGCAACTGTCGGTGCCACTGGTGACAGCGATGCAGGTCATGCGGTTGTTGTTTGTGCTGTTTCTGGCGGAGCCGTTGTTCAGGCATTGGAACCGCCAGCCCTGA
- a CDS encoding tripartite tricarboxylate transporter permease codes for MDTFGYLGQGFGVALSPYNLVTALCGTLIGTVVGLLPGLGPINGVALLIPIAFALGLPPESALILLAAVYLGCEYGGRISSILLNIPGEASTVMTTLDGYPMARKGLAGVALSLSAWSSFIGAFIATCGMVLFAPLLAKWAIAFGPAEYFVLMVFAIVCLGGMAGDKPLKTFVAALIGLFLSAVGIDANSGVYRFTGDNIHLTDGIQFVVLVLGLFSISEILLLLEKTHRGQEAVKATGRMMFNLKEAGAVFVVNIRCGLLGFIMGVLPGAGATLASAVAYMTEKRLAGASGKFGQGDMRGLAAPETAIGASACGALVPMLTLGVPGSGTTAVMIGALSLYNITPGPLLFQQQPDIVWGLIASLFIANIMLVILNIPMIRIFTRILAVPNWALVPVIAIITAIGVYAVHATTFDLFLMVGIGIFGYILRKLDFPLSPVLLGFILGGLMEQNLRRALSISNGDLQILWSSPITFGVWVLTALMLAFPLIRIYRKRALQRRAVADV; via the coding sequence ATGGATACTTTCGGCTATTTGGGCCAGGGCTTCGGCGTTGCACTGTCCCCTTACAACTTGGTGACCGCACTGTGCGGCACCCTGATCGGCACCGTGGTCGGCCTGTTGCCGGGCCTGGGCCCGATCAACGGCGTGGCGTTGTTGATCCCCATCGCGTTCGCCCTGGGCCTGCCGCCGGAATCAGCCTTGATTCTGCTGGCAGCCGTGTACCTGGGCTGCGAATACGGCGGGCGTATCAGCTCGATCCTGCTGAATATCCCAGGCGAAGCCTCTACCGTGATGACCACCCTCGACGGCTACCCGATGGCCCGCAAAGGCCTGGCCGGCGTGGCGCTGTCGTTGTCGGCGTGGAGTTCGTTCATCGGCGCGTTTATCGCCACCTGCGGCATGGTGCTGTTTGCGCCGTTGCTGGCCAAATGGGCGATTGCCTTCGGGCCGGCGGAATATTTCGTACTGATGGTGTTCGCGATTGTCTGTCTCGGCGGCATGGCCGGTGACAAGCCGTTGAAGACCTTTGTCGCAGCGCTGATCGGCCTGTTCCTTTCGGCGGTGGGCATCGACGCCAACAGCGGCGTGTACCGGTTTACCGGCGACAACATCCACCTCACCGACGGCATCCAGTTTGTGGTGTTGGTGCTGGGCCTGTTCTCCATCAGTGAGATCCTGTTGCTGCTGGAAAAAACCCACCGTGGCCAGGAAGCCGTGAAGGCCACGGGCCGTATGATGTTCAACCTCAAGGAAGCGGGCGCGGTCTTTGTCGTCAACATCCGCTGCGGTTTGCTGGGTTTCATCATGGGCGTCTTGCCAGGTGCCGGTGCGACCTTGGCCTCAGCCGTTGCCTACATGACCGAAAAACGCCTGGCCGGTGCCAGTGGCAAGTTCGGCCAGGGCGACATGCGCGGCCTGGCGGCGCCGGAAACCGCCATCGGCGCGTCCGCCTGCGGCGCCCTGGTGCCGATGCTGACCCTCGGCGTACCCGGTTCGGGCACCACGGCGGTGATGATCGGCGCCCTGTCGCTGTACAACATCACCCCTGGCCCGCTGCTGTTCCAACAGCAACCCGACATCGTCTGGGGCCTGATCGCGTCGTTGTTCATCGCCAACATCATGCTGGTGATCCTCAACATCCCGATGATCCGCATCTTCACGCGCATCCTGGCCGTGCCGAACTGGGCGCTGGTGCCGGTAATCGCCATCATCACCGCGATTGGTGTGTACGCGGTTCACGCCACCACCTTCGACCTGTTCCTGATGGTGGGTATCGGCATCTTCGGTTACATCCTGCGCAAGCTGGACTTTCCGCTGTCGCCGGTACTGTTGGGCTTTATCCTCGGCGGCTTGATGGAGCAGAACCTGCGCCGTGCGCTGTCGATCTCCAACGGTGACCTGCAGATCCTCTGGTCGAGCCCGATCACCTTTGGTGTATGGGTACTGACAGCGCTGATGCTGGCCTTCCCGCTGATCCGCATCTACCGCAAACGTGCCCTGCAGCGTCGTGCCGTGGCCGATGTCTGA
- a CDS encoding tripartite tricarboxylate transporter TctB family protein produces the protein MLLQRIFASVLLMACAGLALMAWPYQASFSYEPVGPRAYPLLMLGLMSLALIYMLFRPQPTKHTEEEPALDRETLIKIGICVGLLIVFAGTFESLGFILSSMLIGIPMARLYGGRWLPSVVIVSLMAIGLYLLFDKAMDVPLPLGLLDVLEN, from the coding sequence ATGCTCTTACAACGCATTTTCGCCTCAGTGCTGTTAATGGCCTGTGCCGGCCTGGCCCTGATGGCCTGGCCGTATCAGGCGTCGTTTTCCTACGAGCCAGTAGGACCTCGCGCCTACCCGCTGCTGATGCTTGGGCTGATGAGCCTGGCACTTATCTACATGCTGTTCCGCCCACAGCCGACCAAACACACTGAAGAAGAACCCGCGCTGGACCGCGAAACCCTGATCAAGATCGGCATCTGTGTCGGCTTGTTGATCGTGTTCGCCGGCACCTTCGAATCCCTGGGTTTTATCCTCAGCAGCATGCTGATCGGCATTCCGATGGCGCGCCTGTATGGCGGCCGCTGGCTACCGAGCGTGGTGATCGTCAGCCTGATGGCGATTGGTCTTTACCTGCTGTTCGATAAAGCCATGGATGTGCCGCTGCCCCTCGGCCTGCTCGACGTTCTGGAGAACTGA
- a CDS encoding Bug family tripartite tricarboxylate transporter substrate binding protein, with product MTPSLRKLALAAGCMLFAGQLLAADEPKRPECIAPASPGGGFDLTCKLAQSALVNEKLLSKPMRVTYMPGGVGAVAYNAVVAQRPADAGTLVAWSSGSLLNLAQGKFGRFDESAVRWLAAVGTSYGAIAVKADSPYKTLDDLVKALKKDPGSVVIGSGGTVGSQDWMQTALIAKAAGINPRELRYVALEGGGEIATALLGGHIQVGSTDISDSMPHILSGDMRLLAVFSEQRLDEPEMKNIPTAKEQGYDIVWPVVRGFYLGPKVSDADYAWWKDAFDKLLASEEFAKLRDQRELFPFAMTGPELDTYVKKQVADYKVLAKEFGLIQ from the coding sequence ATGACCCCTTCACTGCGTAAATTGGCCCTCGCCGCGGGCTGCATGCTGTTCGCCGGCCAACTGCTGGCCGCCGACGAACCCAAGCGCCCGGAATGCATCGCCCCGGCCTCGCCTGGCGGCGGTTTTGACCTGACCTGCAAACTGGCGCAAAGCGCGCTGGTCAACGAGAAGCTGCTGAGCAAGCCAATGCGCGTGACCTACATGCCTGGCGGCGTGGGTGCGGTGGCCTACAACGCCGTGGTTGCCCAACGCCCGGCGGATGCTGGCACCCTGGTGGCCTGGTCCAGCGGTTCGCTGTTGAACCTGGCCCAGGGCAAGTTCGGCCGTTTCGATGAAAGCGCCGTGCGTTGGCTGGCAGCAGTCGGCACCAGCTACGGGGCCATCGCAGTGAAAGCCGATTCGCCCTACAAGACCCTCGACGATCTGGTCAAAGCCCTGAAGAAAGATCCGGGCAGCGTAGTGATCGGTTCCGGCGGCACCGTCGGCAGCCAGGACTGGATGCAAACCGCGCTGATCGCCAAGGCCGCCGGGATCAACCCGCGCGAACTGCGTTACGTGGCCCTCGAAGGCGGCGGCGAAATCGCCACCGCCCTGCTCGGCGGCCACATCCAGGTGGGCAGTACCGACATCTCCGACTCCATGCCGCACATCCTCAGCGGTGACATGCGCCTGCTGGCGGTGTTCTCCGAACAGCGCCTGGACGAGCCGGAAATGAAGAACATTCCGACCGCCAAAGAGCAAGGCTACGACATCGTCTGGCCGGTGGTGCGCGGTTTCTACCTCGGGCCAAAAGTCAGCGATGCCGACTACGCCTGGTGGAAAGACGCCTTCGACAAACTGCTGGCCTCGGAAGAGTTCGCCAAGCTGCGTGACCAGCGCGAGCTGTTCCCGTTCGCCATGACCGGCCCGGAGCTGGACACCTACGTGAAGAAACAGGTGGCTGACTACAAAGTGCTGGCCAAAGAGTTTGGCCTGATCCAGTAA
- a CDS encoding OprD family porin has product MLSTQPQAPSPVRFSRLTQTALASAATLAGFSPLSQAAFFEDSSATLETRNMYFNRDFRDGTSAQQSKRDEWAQGFMLNLQSGYTDGTVGFGVDALGMLGVKLDSSPDRTGTGLLPTHDDGRAADEYSKLGLTGKVKISATELKIGSLIPELPILKPNDGRILPQTFNGGLITSKEFKNLVFTGGRLDKAKDRDDSNYEDIALNNKNSRFVSGATGKHFNFGGADYKFADKITGSYHFAQLDDVYRQHFLGLVAERPMGPGTFATDLRLAISDDTGSARGGKIDNTSLNGLFSYALNGHKLSAGYQHMSGDSAFPYVDGSDPYLVNFVQINDFAGAEERSWQARYDFDFAKLGIPGLSFMSRYLSGDNIKLKNGETGKEWERNSEIKYVVQSGTFKDVAVRLRNATYRSNYSARDADEMRLLVSYSVALW; this is encoded by the coding sequence ATGCTGTCGACACAGCCCCAGGCCCCCTCGCCTGTTCGTTTTTCTCGCCTGACCCAGACCGCCCTCGCCAGTGCTGCTACCCTTGCCGGCTTTTCGCCGCTCAGCCAGGCTGCCTTCTTCGAAGACAGTAGCGCGACCCTGGAAACCCGCAACATGTACTTCAACCGCGACTTCCGCGACGGCACCAGCGCGCAGCAATCCAAACGCGACGAATGGGCCCAGGGCTTCATGCTCAACCTGCAATCGGGCTACACCGATGGCACCGTCGGCTTTGGCGTGGATGCGCTGGGCATGCTCGGGGTCAAGCTCGACTCCAGCCCCGACCGCACCGGCACCGGCCTGTTGCCCACCCACGACGATGGCCGCGCCGCCGACGAGTACTCCAAGCTGGGCCTGACCGGCAAAGTGAAGATCTCGGCCACCGAGCTGAAAATCGGCTCGCTGATCCCCGAACTGCCTATCCTCAAGCCCAATGACGGCCGCATCCTGCCGCAGACTTTCAACGGCGGCCTGATCACTTCCAAGGAATTCAAAAACCTGGTGTTCACCGGGGGCCGCCTGGACAAGGCCAAGGACCGCGACGACAGCAACTACGAAGACATTGCCCTCAACAACAAGAACAGCCGCTTTGTCAGCGGCGCCACCGGCAAGCACTTCAACTTTGGCGGCGCCGACTACAAGTTCGCCGACAAGATCACCGGCAGCTACCACTTCGCCCAACTCGACGACGTGTACCGCCAGCACTTCCTCGGCCTGGTGGCCGAACGCCCGATGGGCCCCGGCACCTTCGCCACCGACCTGCGCCTGGCCATCAGTGATGACACCGGCAGCGCGCGTGGCGGCAAGATCGACAATACATCCCTCAACGGCCTGTTCAGCTATGCCCTCAATGGCCACAAGCTCAGCGCCGGCTACCAGCACATGTCCGGCGACAGCGCGTTCCCCTATGTGGATGGCAGCGACCCGTACCTGGTCAACTTCGTGCAGATCAACGACTTTGCCGGCGCCGAAGAACGCTCCTGGCAGGCACGCTACGACTTCGACTTCGCCAAGCTGGGCATCCCCGGCCTGAGCTTCATGAGCCGTTACCTCTCGGGTGACAACATCAAGCTCAAGAACGGCGAGACCGGCAAGGAATGGGAGCGCAACAGCGAGATCAAGTACGTGGTGCAAAGCGGCACATTCAAGGATGTGGCCGTGCGCCTGCGCAACGCCACTTACCGTTCCAACTACTCAGCCCGTGATGCGGATGAAATGCGCTTGCTGGTCAGCTATAGCGTCGCCCTTTGGTAG
- a CDS encoding response regulator yields MRVLLVEDHLQLAESVAQALKSTGLTVDVLHDGVAADLALSSEEYAAAILDVGLPRMDGFEVLARLRARGKNLPVLMLTARSDVKDRVHGLNLGADDYLAKPFELTELEARVKALLRRSVLGGERQQACGVLVYDLDTRRFTVGGELMTLTSREQAVLEALIARPGRVMSKEQLASQVFGLDEEASPDAIEIYVHRLRKKLDGQPIAIVTFRGLGYLLEARDA; encoded by the coding sequence ATGCGTGTCCTGCTGGTTGAAGACCATCTGCAACTTGCCGAAAGTGTCGCGCAAGCGCTCAAGAGCACGGGTCTGACCGTCGATGTGCTGCACGATGGCGTAGCGGCGGACCTGGCCCTGAGCAGCGAGGAATACGCGGCGGCGATCCTCGATGTGGGGCTGCCGCGCATGGACGGTTTCGAGGTGCTTGCACGTCTGCGCGCCCGTGGGAAAAATCTGCCCGTGCTGATGCTGACGGCGCGCAGTGATGTGAAAGACCGTGTGCACGGTTTGAACCTGGGGGCCGACGACTACCTTGCCAAACCTTTCGAACTCACCGAGTTGGAAGCGCGGGTCAAGGCATTGTTGCGGCGCAGTGTATTGGGCGGCGAGCGCCAACAGGCCTGCGGCGTGTTGGTCTATGACCTCGACACGCGGCGCTTTACCGTGGGCGGCGAGCTGATGACGCTCACCTCCCGCGAGCAAGCGGTGCTGGAGGCGCTGATTGCCCGGCCGGGCCGGGTGATGAGCAAGGAGCAACTGGCTTCCCAGGTGTTCGGCCTGGACGAAGAAGCCAGCCCCGATGCCATCGAAATCTACGTGCATCGCCTGCGCAAGAAACTCGACGGCCAGCCCATTGCCATCGTGACCTTCCGCGGCCTCGGCTACCTGCTGGAAGCCCGCGATGCATAA
- a CDS encoding sensor histidine kinase, whose translation MHKPSSLRWRLLWNLALLLVLLMLASGMSAYWNGREAADTAYDRTLLASARTIAAGLTQVDGTLSANVPYVALDTFAYDSAGRIYYQVNDIDQKLISGYENLPGPPPGTPRTDDYPALARFYDAMYQGQQVRVVSLLKAVSEPNMNGMAEIRVAETDEARVSMARSLMADTLLRLGMLAVGALLLVWFAVSAALRPLERLRTAVEERQPDDLRPLPLVEVQHEFGPLVRSLNHFTERLRGQFERQAQFIADAAHELRTPLAALKARLELGLRAEDPATWRNTLETAAQGTDRLTHLANQLLSLARIENGARAIAEGGAQLLDLSQLARELGMAMAPLAHARGVALALEADEPVWLRGEPTLLNELLSNLVDNALAHTPPGGNVILRVTAPAVLEVEDDGPGIPLDERDRVFERFYRRSQQGMGSGLGLAIVGEICRAHLAQISLHDGELAGLKVRVSFIAG comes from the coding sequence ATGCATAAGCCCAGCAGCCTGCGCTGGCGCCTGCTGTGGAACTTGGCGCTGTTGTTGGTGCTGTTGATGCTCGCCAGTGGCATGAGCGCTTATTGGAATGGTCGCGAAGCTGCTGACACCGCCTACGACCGCACGCTGTTGGCCTCCGCGCGCACCATCGCCGCGGGTTTGACCCAGGTGGATGGCACCTTGAGTGCGAATGTGCCCTATGTCGCGTTGGACACGTTTGCCTACGACAGCGCCGGGCGCATTTATTACCAGGTCAACGACATCGACCAGAAGCTGATCTCCGGCTACGAAAACCTGCCCGGCCCACCGCCGGGTACACCACGCACCGACGATTATCCGGCGCTGGCACGTTTCTATGACGCCATGTATCAGGGGCAGCAGGTGCGGGTGGTGAGCCTGCTCAAGGCGGTCTCTGAGCCAAACATGAACGGCATGGCGGAAATCCGCGTCGCTGAAACCGATGAGGCGCGTGTGAGCATGGCCCGCAGTTTGATGGCGGACACTTTGCTGCGCCTGGGGATGCTCGCTGTCGGCGCATTGCTGCTGGTGTGGTTTGCGGTCAGCGCGGCGTTGCGCCCGCTGGAGCGCCTGCGCACGGCGGTAGAGGAGCGTCAGCCTGACGACTTGCGCCCGTTGCCCTTGGTGGAAGTGCAGCATGAGTTCGGCCCGCTGGTGCGCTCCCTCAACCACTTCACCGAACGCCTACGCGGCCAGTTCGAACGACAGGCGCAGTTTATTGCCGATGCGGCCCATGAATTACGCACACCGCTGGCTGCGCTCAAGGCCCGGCTGGAACTGGGCTTGCGTGCCGAGGACCCCGCGACCTGGCGCAACACGCTTGAGACTGCGGCCCAGGGCACCGACCGTCTGACGCATCTGGCTAATCAATTGTTGTCCCTGGCGCGCATTGAAAATGGCGCCCGCGCGATTGCCGAAGGTGGCGCGCAGTTGCTCGACCTCAGCCAGTTGGCCCGGGAACTGGGTATGGCCATGGCGCCGTTGGCCCACGCACGCGGCGTGGCGCTGGCGTTGGAGGCCGACGAGCCGGTGTGGCTGCGCGGTGAGCCGACCTTGTTGAATGAGCTGTTGAGCAATCTGGTGGACAACGCCCTGGCCCACACGCCACCGGGTGGCAATGTGATTCTGCGGGTGACGGCGCCGGCGGTACTGGAAGTGGAAGACGATGGCCCAGGCATTCCGCTGGATGAGCGGGACCGTGTGTTCGAGCGTTTCTACCGTCGCAGCCAGCAGGGCATGGGGTCTGGCCTGGGATTGGCGATTGTCGGTGAGATTTGCCGGGCGCACCTGGCACAGATCAGCCTGCATGATGGCGAACTGGCCGGGTTGAAAGTGCGGGTGAGTTTTATCGCGGGCTGA
- a CDS encoding HDOD domain-containing protein has product MNKLAEKVQQALVTAIDNDDLVLPTLPEVALNIRQAAEDPEISISHLSKVIGRDTALSARLIKVVNSPLLRATQEVTDLHTAITRLGTNYSSNLAIGLVMEQIFHARSDVVEQKMRDVWRRSLEVAGVSYALCRSHSQLKPDQAALGGLVHQIGVLPILTYAEDHYELLADPVSLNHVIESIHPLLGDKLLSGWDFPEMLAKLPGQYLNLERDSASLDYVDLVQVAVLYCHRGTDHPLASVAVSTLPAIKKLRFDPYSDALRAELDEARSMFY; this is encoded by the coding sequence ATGAACAAGCTGGCGGAAAAAGTCCAACAGGCTTTAGTGACGGCCATCGACAACGATGACCTGGTTCTGCCGACATTGCCGGAAGTGGCCCTGAATATTCGTCAGGCCGCTGAAGACCCGGAAATCAGCATCAGCCACTTGAGCAAAGTGATCGGTCGCGATACCGCGCTGTCGGCGCGCCTGATCAAAGTGGTCAACAGCCCGTTGTTGCGCGCCACCCAGGAAGTCACCGACCTGCACACCGCCATCACCCGGCTGGGCACCAACTACAGCAGCAACCTGGCGATTGGCCTGGTGATGGAGCAGATCTTCCACGCCCGCTCCGACGTGGTCGAACAAAAGATGCGCGATGTGTGGCGCCGCAGCCTGGAAGTGGCGGGCGTCAGTTACGCCCTGTGCCGCAGCCACAGCCAGCTCAAGCCAGACCAGGCGGCTCTCGGCGGCCTGGTGCACCAGATCGGCGTGCTGCCGATCCTGACGTACGCCGAAGACCATTACGAGTTGCTCGCGGACCCGGTCAGCCTCAACCACGTGATCGAGAGCATCCACCCGTTGCTCGGTGACAAGCTATTGAGTGGCTGGGACTTCCCGGAAATGCTTGCCAAACTGCCCGGCCAATACCTCAACCTGGAGCGCGATTCGGCCAGCCTCGACTACGTCGACCTGGTGCAGGTGGCTGTGTTGTATTGCCATCGCGGCACCGATCACCCGTTGGCCAGCGTAGCGGTCTCGACCTTGCCTGCGATCAAGAAACTGCGGTTCGACCCGTACAGCGACGCCTTGCGCGCCGAGTTGGATGAAGCCCGCTCGATGTTCTATTGA
- the ygfZ gene encoding CAF17-like 4Fe-4S cluster assembly/insertion protein YgfZ, whose protein sequence is MADSAFFCPLSHEGVLAVRGADATKFLQGQLTCNLNYLSDTQASLGARCTQKGRMQSSFRILLQGDGVLLAMATELLEPQLADLKKYAVFSKSKLTDESAAWVRFGLVNADTALASLGLELSTETDSVVRNDALIAIRVSPGRAELWVPAEHGEAVRNQLAATLDQTDLNEWLLGQIRAGIGQVMPQTRELFIPQMLNLQAVGGVSFKKGCYTGQEIVARMQYLGKLKRRLYRLSLNAPELPEPGTPLFSPSHNSAIGEVVLAAKAGESIELLAVLQAEAADSGDVHVGTLEGPGVQLLDLPYTLDRDREIQR, encoded by the coding sequence ATGGCTGACTCTGCTTTCTTCTGCCCCCTGTCCCACGAAGGCGTTCTCGCCGTCCGCGGCGCTGATGCCACCAAATTCCTTCAGGGCCAACTGACCTGCAACCTCAATTACCTGAGCGATACCCAGGCCAGCCTCGGCGCGCGCTGCACGCAAAAAGGGCGCATGCAGTCGAGCTTCCGCATCCTGCTGCAAGGTGACGGCGTGTTGCTGGCCATGGCCACCGAGCTGCTGGAACCGCAGCTGGCCGACCTGAAGAAGTACGCCGTATTCTCCAAGTCTAAGCTCACCGACGAAAGCGCCGCCTGGGTGCGCTTCGGCCTGGTGAATGCGGACACGGCCCTGGCCAGCCTCGGCCTTGAGCTGTCGACCGAGACCGACAGTGTTGTGCGCAACGATGCGTTGATCGCCATCCGCGTCTCCCCAGGTCGCGCTGAACTCTGGGTGCCTGCCGAGCACGGCGAAGCCGTACGCAATCAATTGGCTGCAACCCTCGATCAAACCGATCTGAATGAGTGGCTGCTTGGGCAAATCCGTGCAGGCATCGGCCAAGTCATGCCACAAACCCGCGAGCTGTTCATCCCGCAGATGCTCAACCTGCAGGCCGTGGGTGGCGTGAGCTTCAAGAAAGGCTGCTACACCGGCCAGGAAATTGTCGCGCGCATGCAGTACCTGGGCAAACTCAAACGTCGTCTGTACCGCTTGAGCCTCAATGCGCCTGAACTGCCCGAGCCAGGCACTCCGCTGTTTTCCCCCAGCCACAACAGTGCAATCGGCGAAGTGGTGCTTGCCGCAAAAGCCGGCGAGAGCATTGAACTTCTGGCCGTGTTGCAAGCCGAAGCTGCCGATAGTGGCGATGTGCACGTAGGCACATTGGAAGGTCCCGGCGTGCAACTGCTCGACCTGCCTTACACGCTCGACCGTGATCGAGAGATCCAGCGCTGA
- a CDS encoding FAD assembly factor SdhE has translation MVEDVEINRLYWHSRRGMLELDVLLVPFTKEVYATLNQVDRDLYVRLLTCEDQDMFGWFMERAESEDPELQRMVRMILDRVQPK, from the coding sequence ATGGTCGAAGATGTAGAAATCAATCGTCTCTACTGGCACAGCCGTCGTGGCATGCTGGAGTTGGATGTGTTGCTGGTGCCTTTCACCAAAGAGGTCTATGCAACGCTCAATCAGGTGGATCGCGACCTCTACGTCAGGCTGCTGACTTGTGAAGACCAGGACATGTTCGGCTGGTTCATGGAGCGCGCCGAATCTGAAGACCCAGAGCTGCAGCGCATGGTTCGGATGATCCTGGACCGTGTCCAGCCCAAGTAA
- a CDS encoding protein YgfX yields MSSPSNTFECRWQASRLLLAAYFLAQLFALGALWFLDLSYSSLGLLVCLAHAAWVLPRSVLLTHRSSIHGLRRDADGWQLLSAQRGWHSVQLRPDSLALPLIVVLRYRVPGEWRIRSVCVPRDSQVADVHRRLRVRLKFSRRRWLAPG; encoded by the coding sequence GTGTCCAGCCCAAGTAATACATTCGAATGCCGCTGGCAGGCCTCACGGCTGTTGCTGGCGGCGTATTTCCTTGCCCAGCTGTTCGCGCTGGGTGCGCTTTGGTTTCTTGATCTGTCCTATTCAAGTCTTGGCCTGCTGGTGTGTCTGGCGCACGCGGCCTGGGTTTTGCCGCGCTCTGTCCTGTTGACTCACCGTTCGTCGATTCATGGCCTGCGTCGCGACGCCGATGGCTGGCAGTTGCTCAGTGCGCAGCGGGGCTGGCACAGCGTGCAGTTGCGACCGGACAGCCTCGCATTGCCGTTGATCGTCGTGCTGCGCTACCGGGTGCCGGGCGAATGGCGGATACGTTCGGTGTGTGTGCCCAGGGATTCGCAGGTCGCCGATGTGCATCGACGCCTGCGGGTTCGTCTGAAGTTCAGCCGCCGTAGGTGGTTGGCACCAGGATAG